The following are from one region of the Carnobacterium gallinarum DSM 4847 genome:
- a CDS encoding leucine-rich repeat domain-containing protein, translating to MNLAGFILFSVLFLIAVVTGIINGTKNSIRLNEWSDQKKFKRVVFFQKLFITRTIKHMILLYGGFCLLLAIHILRIIPNTPMNYVYFTKFLLILFFAMICLEVINKLMNTQTVFANLYLLFFILLSLLMGLLSNIEKMGNSSYLFFALLLVVSIRFTYLLVSLLRSMSFSTFFYSFIMLFVFSFLILLNGFFFGLIYVGIGTENMTNSFISAIDTEKLTRLSELSASGKGMIKFTLYLSYIGNLPFFSSIEPPNSGVNFTSYLPYLERLFGYFFSTIFISYLILGELKNGKTKLESGKNSNILFKDNGLAKAIGKELYKLTKDPTYLSKQKRFREKELSKIITLHAYNYEIKNLAGLEYLTSLRELDLRNNFIKDGTKIAHLTYLEKLSISNNLLTDSHFVEKLIDLETLIIDKNYLETSEELVNLEKLTNFSGKDNGFLDISFLQKNLNLRYIDVRENRLKNLPTFESNENRLILRADRNRIMAIPESKGVRYIARKQLILTKEIKRVEKQLKSQKDMLIFKEEYQLNELLSFRYKSSGKKKLSGRVKKLNTLK from the coding sequence ATGAATTTAGCTGGTTTCATTTTATTCTCCGTATTATTTTTAATTGCGGTTGTAACTGGAATAATCAATGGTACTAAGAATTCCATTCGTTTAAATGAATGGTCAGATCAAAAGAAATTTAAGAGAGTTGTCTTTTTTCAAAAGTTGTTTATTACTAGAACGATTAAACATATGATTTTGTTATATGGTGGATTTTGTTTATTACTTGCTATACATATCCTCAGAATAATACCGAATACACCAATGAATTATGTTTATTTTACTAAGTTTTTGTTGATACTATTTTTTGCCATGATTTGTCTGGAAGTCATTAATAAATTAATGAATACTCAAACAGTTTTTGCTAATTTGTATCTTTTATTTTTTATCTTATTGAGTTTATTAATGGGTTTGCTTTCCAATATTGAAAAAATGGGGAACTCAAGTTATCTATTTTTTGCTCTTCTATTAGTAGTTTCCATTCGATTTACCTATCTTTTAGTTAGTTTATTGCGAAGCATGAGCTTTTCAACTTTTTTTTATTCATTTATTATGCTTTTTGTTTTTAGTTTCCTCATTTTACTTAATGGTTTTTTCTTCGGACTGATTTATGTTGGAATAGGAACAGAAAATATGACTAATTCATTTATATCCGCCATCGATACAGAAAAATTAACAAGATTAAGCGAGTTATCAGCAAGTGGCAAAGGGATGATTAAGTTTACTTTGTATCTTTCTTATATAGGCAATCTGCCTTTTTTTAGTTCGATTGAACCGCCTAATAGTGGAGTGAATTTTACTTCCTATCTACCTTATCTAGAGCGGTTATTTGGTTATTTTTTCTCAACGATCTTCATCAGTTATCTAATTTTAGGTGAGCTGAAAAATGGGAAAACTAAATTAGAATCTGGGAAAAATAGTAATATTTTATTTAAAGACAATGGATTAGCAAAAGCAATTGGGAAAGAGCTTTATAAATTGACGAAAGATCCAACTTATTTAAGTAAACAAAAAAGATTTAGAGAAAAGGAATTAAGCAAAATTATTACACTTCATGCATACAATTATGAAATCAAAAATTTAGCTGGTTTGGAGTATTTAACTTCTTTACGGGAGTTGGATTTAAGAAATAATTTTATCAAAGATGGAACAAAGATTGCTCATTTAACTTATCTTGAAAAGTTGAGTATTAGTAATAATTTGTTAACAGATAGTCACTTTGTAGAAAAACTGATAGATTTAGAAACATTAATTATTGATAAAAATTATCTTGAAACTAGCGAAGAATTAGTTAATTTAGAGAAGTTAACCAATTTTTCTGGAAAAGATAACGGTTTTCTGGATATATCTTTCTTACAAAAAAATCTGAATTTGAGATATATTGATGTCCGTGAGAATCGCTTAAAAAATTTGCCAACTTTTGAAAGTAACGAGAACCGCTTAATTTTAAGGGCTGATAGAAATCGTATTATGGCTATTCCAGAATCTAAAGGGGTTCGCTATATTGCTCGTAAACAATTGATCCTAACGAAAGAGATCAAAAGAGTTGAGAAGCAGTTGAAGTCTCAAAAAGACATGCTGATTTTCAAAGAAGAATATCAATTAAATGAATTGTTATCTTTTCGATATAAGAGTTCTGGGAAGAAGAAACTTTCAGGCAGGGTTAAAAAGCTGAATACGTTAAAATAA
- the nrdI gene encoding class Ib ribonucleoside-diphosphate reductase assembly flavoprotein NrdI, with protein MQIIYFSCSGNTRAFVKSLIEHSQLQHRFSENNPVIEAKEITDQTEFFKEEQSFIAFVPTYLDGGNGIDNGTTEIVTNTLGEYIAYEDNFELCLGVVGSGNKNFNWQYCLTAKQYAEKFGIPFLADYELRGTSKDTERIYQVLKELKENG; from the coding sequence ATTCAAATAATCTATTTTTCTTGCTCAGGAAATACTCGAGCTTTTGTTAAAAGTTTGATCGAACATAGTCAGTTGCAACATCGTTTTAGTGAAAATAATCCAGTGATTGAAGCGAAAGAAATCACAGACCAAACCGAATTTTTTAAGGAAGAACAATCATTTATTGCATTCGTGCCAACGTATTTAGATGGTGGCAATGGAATTGACAATGGGACGACTGAGATTGTAACAAATACATTAGGTGAATATATAGCATATGAAGATAATTTTGAGTTGTGCCTTGGTGTGGTAGGAAGTGGCAATAAGAATTTTAATTGGCAATACTGTCTAACCGCTAAACAATATGCGGAAAAATTTGGTATTCCTTTCTTAGCAGATTATGAACTTAGAGGAACATCTAAGGACACTGAGCGTATTTATCAAGTTTTAAAGGAGTTAAAAGAAAATGGTTAA
- a CDS encoding SDR family oxidoreductase, translated as MSINSGKVVIVMGASSGIGEATVRRLAKEKNKLVIAARRESHLKAIKESLPHAELVYQVADVSKYDEVQKVIELALTTFGKIDVLYNNAGIMPTAPLAAGHREEWQQMLDINITGVLNGIAAVLPIMVKQKSGHIIATDSVAGHVVYPDSAVYCGTKFAVRAIMEGLRQEQHQNNIKSTIISPGAVDTDLYQTISDAATRDAVMKNQQTAGFGLTSEQVADAVAYVIATPDNVSVSDMIIRPTKQPI; from the coding sequence ATGTCAATTAATTCAGGCAAGGTTGTAATAGTAATGGGGGCATCAAGTGGGATCGGAGAGGCAACTGTTCGCCGTTTGGCTAAAGAAAAAAATAAACTAGTTATCGCTGCTCGACGTGAAAGTCATTTAAAAGCAATTAAGGAGTCATTACCTCATGCGGAACTTGTCTATCAAGTAGCGGATGTTTCAAAGTATGATGAAGTTCAAAAAGTGATAGAACTTGCATTAACAACATTTGGTAAGATTGATGTTCTGTATAATAACGCAGGCATTATGCCAACAGCACCTTTAGCAGCAGGGCATCGTGAAGAATGGCAACAAATGTTGGATATTAATATTACCGGCGTTCTAAATGGAATTGCAGCAGTGTTGCCGATTATGGTGAAGCAAAAATCCGGTCATATTATTGCTACTGATTCAGTAGCGGGGCATGTCGTTTATCCGGATTCAGCTGTTTATTGTGGAACTAAATTTGCCGTACGAGCAATTATGGAAGGCCTACGTCAAGAACAACATCAAAACAATATTAAATCAACAATTATTTCACCTGGAGCAGTAGATACCGATTTGTATCAAACGATTAGTGATGCGGCAACAAGAGATGCTGTTATGAAAAATCAACAAACGGCAGGGTTTGGTTTAACCTCAGAACAAGTAGCTGATGCGGTAGCCTACGTCATTGCTACGCCTGATAATGTTTCCGTTAGCGATATGATTATTCGACCTACGAAACAACCCATTTAA
- a CDS encoding peptide ABC transporter substrate-binding protein, with protein MKVKGFLGVLALGVVAVTLASCGASTDKQSKDDSKVGSKTLNLMVASEVTTLDSLNMLDFPDAVVQTAIFEGLYALDSDEKVTPGVAKELPEISEDGKTYTIKLREDAVWSNGTKVTANDFVYAWKKLADPAEGLVYSFLIQQTILNGAEVVTGEKPVDELGVKAIDDYTLEVQLSEPKPFFTSVLTFPVFFPQNQEFVEKQGDSYGASSDKVIYNGPFTIKEWKQGQLGWDLKKNETYHDKKNVKSDTIHYEVIKESSTALNLYDNDELDVATLTGVLASENTTHPDFISKPTAIINYVRLNQKRDGQATPLANENVRKALALGLDKKTMAEKVIADGSNGLDGMIPSGFVGNPETNEDFRKQAGDVMSFDKKAALSYWEKAKKELGKSTIEVELMVTDDGVYKKMGEYLQGNWEENLPGLKISIRSMPTEAALNFARESNYDMFLIYWAPDYQDPISTLNVFKTTNAMSYSNPKYDELLEKASTTYALDLEKRWETLIEAEKFLLEDTAGTVAVSQRNDAILQKDTVEGIDYHSYGAPIVLKGAYKK; from the coding sequence ATGAAAGTTAAAGGGTTTTTGGGGGTATTGGCTTTAGGAGTAGTAGCTGTGACGTTAGCGAGTTGTGGTGCTAGTACAGATAAGCAAAGTAAGGATGATAGTAAGGTTGGAAGCAAAACACTTAATTTAATGGTTGCCTCAGAAGTGACAACGTTAGATTCACTAAACATGTTAGATTTTCCTGATGCAGTAGTACAAACAGCAATTTTTGAAGGCTTGTATGCACTGGATTCAGACGAAAAAGTAACGCCAGGGGTAGCGAAAGAGTTGCCAGAAATTTCTGAAGATGGAAAAACCTATACGATAAAATTAAGAGAAGATGCAGTGTGGTCGAATGGAACAAAGGTAACGGCGAATGATTTTGTTTATGCTTGGAAAAAATTAGCGGATCCAGCAGAAGGTTTGGTTTATAGCTTTTTGATTCAGCAGACTATTTTGAATGGCGCAGAAGTTGTCACTGGTGAAAAACCTGTTGATGAATTAGGTGTAAAAGCTATAGATGATTATACACTTGAAGTTCAATTAAGTGAGCCAAAACCTTTCTTTACATCTGTTTTAACGTTCCCAGTTTTCTTCCCACAAAATCAAGAATTTGTGGAAAAACAAGGTGATAGTTACGGTGCTTCTAGTGATAAGGTGATCTACAATGGTCCTTTTACAATTAAAGAGTGGAAACAAGGACAACTTGGTTGGGATTTGAAAAAGAATGAAACTTATCACGATAAGAAGAATGTTAAATCGGATACGATTCACTACGAAGTAATTAAAGAAAGTTCAACAGCTTTGAATTTATATGATAATGATGAGTTAGATGTAGCTACGTTAACGGGTGTTTTAGCTTCGGAAAATACAACACATCCAGACTTTATATCTAAACCAACGGCAATAATCAACTATGTACGATTAAATCAAAAACGTGATGGACAAGCAACACCATTAGCGAATGAAAATGTTCGGAAAGCTTTGGCTTTAGGTCTGGATAAAAAAACAATGGCTGAAAAAGTAATTGCAGATGGTTCTAATGGGTTAGATGGTATGATTCCATCAGGATTTGTAGGGAATCCAGAAACGAATGAAGATTTCCGCAAACAAGCGGGCGATGTGATGAGCTTTGATAAAAAAGCAGCTCTTAGTTACTGGGAAAAAGCTAAAAAAGAATTAGGTAAATCAACGATTGAAGTTGAATTAATGGTGACAGATGATGGCGTCTATAAAAAAATGGGAGAATATCTACAAGGAAATTGGGAAGAAAACTTGCCTGGTTTGAAAATTAGTATTCGTTCGATGCCAACAGAAGCAGCCTTAAATTTTGCTAGAGAAAGTAATTACGATATGTTCTTAATTTATTGGGCACCAGATTATCAAGATCCAATTTCAACGTTAAATGTTTTTAAAACAACGAATGCAATGAGCTATAGCAATCCAAAGTATGATGAATTGTTAGAAAAAGCTTCGACAACCTATGCATTGGATTTGGAAAAGCGCTGGGAGACATTGATTGAAGCTGAGAAATTCTTATTAGAAGATACAGCGGGTACGGTAGCAGTTAGTCAACGAAATGATGCAATTTTACAAAAAGATACAGTTGAAGGAATTGATTATCATTCTTATGGCGCGCCAATCGTTTTAAAAGGTGCTTATAAAAAATAA
- a CDS encoding tautomerase family protein yields MPLLKLDLIEGPTESEIKAILDVAYAVTLDVFNVPAGDRYQIVTQHKPYEMILEDTGLGFQRDPKKMLSFTVITRKRNQTQKEQFYQQLAQQLEEVCHIESKNLFVSMIVTEDEDWSFGYGKAQFLTGDL; encoded by the coding sequence ATGCCCTTACTAAAATTAGACCTTATTGAAGGTCCAACAGAATCAGAGATTAAAGCAATTTTAGATGTTGCCTATGCAGTAACTTTAGATGTATTCAACGTGCCTGCAGGTGATCGTTACCAGATTGTCACTCAACACAAACCTTATGAAATGATTTTAGAAGACACTGGCTTAGGCTTTCAACGTGATCCAAAAAAAATGCTTTCTTTTACCGTGATTACTCGAAAAAGAAACCAGACCCAAAAAGAACAATTCTATCAACAACTCGCTCAGCAACTTGAGGAAGTCTGTCACATTGAATCAAAAAACCTCTTTGTCTCAATGATTGTTACAGAAGATGAGGATTGGAGTTTTGGTTACGGAAAGGCTCAATTTTTAACTGGCGATCTTTAA
- a CDS encoding HI_0552 family protein gives MVNRNMCLTEQNFQLFDREVKQFFKLKQMYPLEEIEAIKRDYKTTWDLWKAINLSAYEELQTKIDLMKPKVESWTNGWQVRGHYWVSYRSIDRQSDATCIGILLNRKNLRINLLWQKYKEKQSEVSASDYNEKLNRIPEWAKTVNPEEYFIWTSRQEELDDYISLATYLESPIEQARIETELAEGETFKVGRVIPKQVLISEVNQLIAQSVVELYPLYEA, from the coding sequence ATGGTTAATAGAAATATGTGTTTGACGGAGCAAAATTTTCAGCTTTTTGACCGAGAAGTGAAACAATTTTTTAAATTAAAACAAATGTATCCGTTAGAAGAAATTGAAGCAATTAAGCGTGATTATAAAACAACTTGGGATTTGTGGAAAGCAATTAACTTATCCGCGTATGAAGAGCTTCAGACAAAGATTGATTTAATGAAACCGAAAGTTGAAAGTTGGACAAATGGTTGGCAAGTTAGAGGGCATTATTGGGTATCTTATCGTAGCATAGATAGACAGTCAGATGCAACATGCATAGGAATTTTATTGAATCGCAAAAATCTTAGAATTAATTTATTATGGCAAAAATATAAAGAAAAGCAGTCAGAAGTTTCTGCTAGTGACTATAATGAAAAATTAAATCGTATTCCTGAGTGGGCTAAAACAGTGAATCCAGAGGAGTATTTTATTTGGACAAGTCGGCAAGAAGAACTAGATGATTATATTAGTTTAGCGACCTATCTAGAGAGTCCGATTGAACAAGCACGAATTGAAACGGAGTTAGCGGAGGGGGAAACGTTCAAAGTTGGACGAGTTATTCCAAAGCAAGTTCTTATTTCAGAAGTTAACCAATTAATTGCACAAAGTGTTGTAGAGTTATATCCACTTTATGAAGCTTAA
- a CDS encoding MerR family transcriptional regulator codes for MTYSIGEFSKLVGVKEHTLRFYEKEGLIQVSRNKNNIRMYNDLDVGWIEFLLHMKGTGMSLADLKKYTILRAIGDSTIYERMMLLKNQKKEVESELEKFLFNLEVLTKKIEFYEDRLEGKEYSFRLPTKK; via the coding sequence ATGACGTACTCAATTGGCGAATTTTCAAAATTAGTTGGTGTAAAGGAACATACTCTGCGTTTTTATGAAAAAGAAGGCTTAATTCAAGTATCAAGGAACAAAAATAACATCCGAATGTATAATGATTTAGATGTAGGATGGATTGAATTCCTATTGCATATGAAGGGAACCGGAATGTCTCTGGCTGATTTAAAAAAATATACAATCTTACGAGCAATCGGTGATTCTACGATCTACGAAAGAATGATGTTGCTAAAAAATCAGAAAAAAGAAGTAGAGAGCGAGTTGGAAAAATTCTTATTTAATTTAGAAGTTTTGACTAAGAAGATTGAATTTTACGAAGATCGTTTAGAGGGGAAAGAATACAGCTTTCGTTTACCAACGAAAAAGTAA
- a CDS encoding FeoA family protein produces MVTEKMIGGLPLAFFEIDRQAVILKIKGVGEIKQRLASIGIAENEEIIIVAKNAQSCIVKVKESKVALDFKMTNKIIVKEKTEWTN; encoded by the coding sequence ATGGTGACTGAAAAAATGATAGGTGGTTTGCCATTGGCTTTTTTTGAAATAGATCGGCAGGCAGTTATCCTTAAAATTAAAGGTGTTGGAGAAATCAAACAACGCTTGGCTTCAATTGGAATTGCTGAAAATGAAGAGATTATCATTGTAGCTAAAAATGCTCAAAGCTGTATTGTTAAAGTCAAGGAATCCAAAGTTGCTCTTGATTTTAAAATGACAAATAAAATTATTGTAAAGGAAAAAACTGAATGGACAAATTAA
- a CDS encoding DUF6630 family protein, giving the protein MKGVLSFIILLLVAIVILVNLQKKNRVDQILIEPNLVEDVTKEEYETVVLEIANLLSMNNQGLEEKLLYCINDYSGYFVRYQDELALRGIENPDKISFKLVLWLGMIDGLQQLDLVSSHDWKDNLDGFLAGILFTSKKQNSPLSVIVKPSGSEEIFAPEAFALIVNQLPTLYHLVNLDSDGDEYNLIVVEETVLVKLQKLAKQINVKIVDLK; this is encoded by the coding sequence ATGAAGGGTGTTTTAAGTTTTATTATCTTATTGTTGGTGGCAATAGTTATTTTAGTAAATCTTCAAAAAAAGAACCGAGTAGACCAGATCTTGATTGAACCTAATTTAGTAGAAGATGTAACAAAGGAAGAGTATGAAACGGTGGTTCTAGAGATCGCCAATCTATTATCAATGAATAATCAAGGCTTAGAAGAAAAATTACTTTATTGCATAAATGATTATAGTGGTTACTTTGTTCGTTATCAAGATGAATTAGCTTTAAGAGGAATTGAGAATCCAGATAAAATTAGTTTTAAACTAGTTTTATGGTTAGGAATGATTGATGGGTTACAGCAATTGGATTTAGTAAGTAGCCATGATTGGAAGGATAACTTAGATGGATTTTTAGCGGGAATCCTCTTTACTTCTAAAAAACAAAATAGTCCATTGTCTGTTATCGTAAAACCTAGTGGTTCAGAAGAAATCTTTGCACCCGAAGCTTTTGCTTTGATTGTAAATCAGCTGCCGACGTTGTATCACTTAGTTAATCTAGACTCTGATGGAGATGAATACAACTTAATTGTAGTAGAAGAAACTGTTTTGGTTAAACTACAGAAATTGGCTAAACAGATAAATGTGAAAATAGTGGATTTAAAGTAA
- a CDS encoding cupin domain-containing protein, with protein sequence MKKIFAEANEYNLKDFFIEEGLSVSSFRMGTISVLPGERVPKEGVSVHEENEYSYIISGGMTGESGGEAFEISGGMGTLIPAGEEHWCINESDVPCEICWVLIK encoded by the coding sequence ATGAAAAAGATTTTTGCTGAAGCCAATGAATACAATTTAAAAGATTTTTTTATTGAAGAGGGTTTGTCGGTAAGTAGTTTTAGAATGGGAACAATTTCTGTTTTACCAGGTGAACGCGTTCCAAAAGAAGGTGTTTCAGTTCATGAAGAAAATGAATATAGTTACATTATTTCTGGTGGTATGACTGGTGAAAGTGGCGGAGAAGCCTTTGAAATTAGTGGAGGAATGGGAACCTTGATTCCTGCTGGAGAAGAGCATTGGTGTATCAATGAAAGCGATGTTCCATGTGAGATTTGTTGGGTATTGATTAAGTAA
- the feoB gene encoding ferrous iron transport protein B, with product MITIALAGNPNSGKTTLFNSLTGSNQRVGNWPGVTVERKEGSLKSDKAIRIMDLPGVYSLSPYTMEEIVTRDYLLEQKPDVVINLVDATNLERNLYLTSQLAELNIPMIIALNMMDIVKKNGDTLDYKKLSQKLGLPIVPISALKNEGISELIEEAKANVEQPPIKTDFITYSSSLEKVIEKIESQIQPFIGSENIRYYSIKLFEADEDTLSKLMKIPSEAKAEMTKLSESYQEELDDDGESIITCERYERITEIVATVQKKKATGHSTVSDKIDRVVTNRFLGLPIFAVIMFGVYYFSISTIGTLGTDWVNDVLFGEWIPNLATNFLTGIGVNDVVISLVVDGVIAGVGAILGFLPQMAALFLCLAILEDCGYMARIAFVMDRVFRNFGLSGKSFIPLLIGSGCSVPGIQASRTIENVKDRRITIMTTSFIPCGAKLPVIALIANAIFGGNGWLAVSMYFMGIIAVIVSGVILKKSSFFAGDPAPFVMELPAYHLPKLTGLLRLVLDKCWAFVKRAGSVIFVSSCIIWFLGSFSWSFNLVEDSSVSILAGIGRFFAPVFAPLGFGTWEASVATIQGFVAKENVVGTMGVLAGIGGEATETTGGLLAVFASQYTIVSALSFLVFNMLCMPCFAAVGAMRTELGSNKWTVMAVAYQMVFAYSIAFMVNQFGNVIWLQTGFSFGTALALIILAILIYLIVRPVAKVSNKYAERVLQS from the coding sequence ATGATAACCATTGCTTTAGCAGGAAACCCTAATAGTGGGAAAACAACGCTGTTTAATAGTTTGACTGGATCCAATCAACGGGTAGGGAATTGGCCTGGCGTGACAGTTGAGCGTAAAGAAGGTAGTCTGAAGTCTGATAAAGCAATCCGTATTATGGATTTACCTGGTGTTTATTCCCTATCTCCTTATACAATGGAAGAGATAGTGACAAGAGATTATCTATTAGAACAAAAACCAGATGTGGTTATTAACTTAGTTGATGCTACAAACTTGGAAAGAAATCTGTACTTAACTTCACAATTAGCTGAATTAAATATTCCTATGATTATTGCCTTAAATATGATGGATATTGTTAAAAAAAATGGGGATACTTTAGATTATAAAAAATTAAGTCAGAAACTTGGGCTTCCAATTGTTCCAATTTCCGCTTTAAAAAATGAAGGAATTTCTGAATTGATTGAGGAGGCGAAGGCCAATGTAGAGCAGCCTCCAATAAAAACAGACTTTATCACATATTCTTCCTCTCTTGAAAAAGTAATAGAAAAAATCGAGAGCCAGATTCAACCATTCATTGGATCAGAAAATATCCGCTATTATTCAATTAAATTATTTGAAGCAGATGAAGACACTCTTAGCAAATTAATGAAGATTCCTTCTGAGGCTAAAGCTGAAATGACAAAGTTATCAGAAAGTTATCAAGAGGAACTTGATGACGATGGTGAATCGATTATCACCTGCGAACGCTATGAGAGAATTACTGAAATCGTCGCAACTGTTCAAAAAAAGAAAGCAACTGGACACAGTACAGTGTCGGATAAAATTGATCGAGTCGTAACCAACCGTTTCTTAGGCTTACCAATCTTTGCAGTGATTATGTTTGGTGTTTATTACTTTTCAATTTCAACCATTGGAACGCTAGGAACGGACTGGGTAAATGATGTCCTGTTTGGTGAATGGATTCCAAACTTAGCTACAAATTTCTTGACAGGTATAGGTGTCAATGATGTGGTGATTAGTTTAGTAGTTGATGGCGTTATTGCAGGTGTAGGAGCTATCTTAGGTTTTTTACCACAAATGGCCGCTTTATTTTTATGTTTGGCTATTTTAGAAGATTGTGGGTATATGGCTCGCATCGCATTTGTAATGGACCGTGTATTTCGGAATTTTGGCTTGTCAGGGAAGTCGTTCATTCCATTATTAATTGGTTCCGGTTGTTCCGTTCCAGGAATTCAGGCATCGCGAACAATTGAAAATGTAAAAGACCGACGAATTACCATTATGACCACTTCCTTTATTCCTTGTGGGGCGAAGTTACCTGTTATTGCACTAATTGCAAATGCAATTTTTGGTGGCAATGGTTGGCTAGCAGTGTCAATGTACTTTATGGGAATTATTGCAGTGATTGTTTCAGGTGTTATTTTGAAAAAAAGTAGCTTTTTCGCTGGTGATCCAGCTCCTTTCGTAATGGAATTACCTGCGTACCATTTGCCAAAATTAACTGGTTTGTTGCGTTTGGTTTTAGATAAATGTTGGGCCTTTGTTAAACGCGCAGGTTCGGTGATTTTTGTTTCTTCTTGTATTATCTGGTTTCTTGGTAGTTTTAGCTGGAGTTTTAATCTAGTCGAAGACAGTAGTGTCAGTATATTAGCCGGAATTGGTCGCTTCTTTGCCCCTGTTTTTGCTCCTTTAGGTTTTGGAACGTGGGAGGCCTCAGTGGCGACTATCCAAGGCTTTGTTGCGAAGGAAAATGTAGTTGGAACAATGGGTGTCCTAGCAGGAATCGGAGGCGAGGCAACTGAAACAACAGGTGGTTTATTAGCAGTATTTGCTAGTCAATATACGATTGTTTCAGCCTTATCTTTCTTAGTCTTTAACATGTTATGCATGCCCTGCTTTGCAGCCGTGGGTGCGATGCGGACAGAGTTAGGTTCAAATAAATGGACGGTTATGGCTGTTGCTTACCAAATGGTTTTTGCTTACAGCATTGCTTTTATGGTCAATCAGTTTGGCAATGTAATCTGGTTACAGACTGGATTTTCATTTGGAACAGCTTTAGCGCTAATTATTTTAGCGATTCTAATTTATTTAATCGTTCGTCCAGTTGCGAAAGTTAGCAATAAATATGCCGAAAGAGTCTTACAATCCTAG
- a CDS encoding FeoA family protein, giving the protein MDKLTLKEVAIGETVLVQKVLGQGPTKRRLMDMGITRGASIFVRKVAPLGDPIEVTIRGYELSLRKEDAELISVQQKKEE; this is encoded by the coding sequence ATGGACAAATTAACCTTAAAAGAAGTCGCAATTGGTGAAACGGTGCTTGTTCAAAAAGTTCTCGGACAAGGGCCTACAAAAAGAAGATTAATGGATATGGGAATTACTCGTGGTGCTAGTATTTTTGTTCGCAAAGTTGCTCCATTAGGAGATCCAATTGAAGTAACCATTCGTGGTTATGAATTATCCTTACGAAAAGAAGATGCTGAATTAATTAGTGTTCAACAAAAAAAGGAGGAGTAA
- a CDS encoding class II bacteriocin, producing MKSVKELNKKEMQQINGGATSYGNGVYCNKKKCWVNKAENKQAIAGIVIGGWASSLAGMGH from the coding sequence ATGAAAAGCGTTAAAGAACTAAATAAAAAAGAAATGCAACAAATTAATGGTGGAGCTACCTCTTATGGCAATGGTGTTTATTGTAACAAAAAGAAATGTTGGGTAAACAAGGCAGAAAACAAACAAGCTATTGCTGGAATAGTTATCGGTGGATGGGCTTCTAGTTTAGCAGGAATGGGACATTAA